The nucleotide window GACAGAGCGCTGGATGGTTACGTGACCCCAGCCGGGCTGGGGTGTGGTTTCTGTAATCACTGCAGCACAGGACACATGTGTGTAGATGCACTAGAATTAGCGGCGTGATCCTCCCCAGCAGTTAGCGTGTGATTGTCATGTTTGTTGTTCTGGCCTCCACAGTCAACAcagtatgtgagtgtgtgtgtgtgtgcgagagTGTGTGAGTTGgcactttctctcctccctctgcaACTGACAGAGGCAGCAGggagggctggagaggagggATGAAGAATCCCTTTTCAGAGACACAGGAGCAGATGTGATCTGGGTTCTGGAATGTGTTCGTGGCTCACCCAGAGGGGCTCAGATTGCTCAGGAACAGTACGGGCCTCAGTGAACGGGTGTGTGCAGGCACGGGTCTGACCAGCACCACAGACAGGCGTGGCCACAGTGAGGGCCTGCATGGGCACAGCAGTCACAGGACGTGAGGCGGTGGGGATGGGCTGACCTGGGGCTCCTGATGCGGTGTGCACAGAGCTAGGCGTGGGTCACTGGAGACTCCTACAGATGAGCGGTGTTTGTGATGACCGGTGTCCCTGACGTGCGGAGGGGAGGGGCAGCTCTGTGTCTGAGAAGCTGGCCCTGCTGCCAtgtccctctgggtcctccccgCTGGCCTCCCTGCCGGCCACCAGGACCGCTCCTCCCTCAGAGCCGAGGAGGGATGCAATGGCTTCCATGTGCTGAGAGCAGCCAGCCTCTGACGGAGGGGGGGCCTGGGAGGCAGGTGGATATCGGGCCCGGATGGACCTGCAGGAATGGTGGGAGGGCAGCACTGGCAAGGAAGCTGGAGGGACAGACAGAGGGACAGATGTGCTGGggggccatcagggaaggcctggCTCATGTGAGGCTGGAGCGATCAGAGGAGGGGGCACAGAGTGCAGCAGGGGTGGCCAGGACGCCGACCAGGGCTGGAGGGTGGAGGTTGAGCAGCAGCCCTACCTGTATCCTTTGCTTTCTTCTCGGGTcactggggtggggaggtgggcttCCCTTCAGAGGCGATGCTCACCTGTAACCCCTCCCCCTCTCAAGCTGTTGCAGCTGATTGCAAAGTCCCAGCTGACCTCGCTGAGTGGTGTGGCCCAGAAGAACTACTTCAACATCCTGGATAAGATCGTTCAGAAGGGTAAGGCGAGCACTGGCGTTTTTACTGATCTCAGTCTTAGTTAGAAACTTAGTACAAGGAGATtggatttttccttcatttatccCTAGTATTAATGGTGTCAGATAATGTGATGGGCTCAGGTTGGCCTCTTGGTACTTGATGTTCTTGGTGGTGTTCTTTAAAAGGTGCTTTTGGACCCAGAAGAATATATTGTGATGAGAAAGACAGGTTGGGGGCACACcgtgaggcaggtgggatcttggttcccccaccagggattgaacccatgcttcctgcagtggaagtgcagtcttaaccaccgggctggcagggaagtccctgagaaaGTAATCCCTGAGTTTTAAACGGACGCATTCTCCTTCATGGTTAACTACTCATAGCTCACTTTTGCTATATAGTGATTCTGTAATTAGCAAGGTTGTGACTTACTTCTTATGCGTCAGACaagcctgtaattttcttcttaACTTAATGTTTGTCTTGATTAGTTAATGGCCAATAATAAATGGAACTTTAAGAGTTTATGCATGTATATGCCATTTTAACTATCAGTTCTCTTTATGATTAAGTATAAAAGAAAGTAGAGATGGTTTTAAAGACAAAATTGTAGACTCAACCACAAATACACCATCAGACAGCATTTGGAAGTTTTCGAATCTCATCATACTTGTGATACCTCAAAAATGATGCCACTTTGGATATGCAGTGAAATTAgatcattattttccttttgtggtgAAATATACCTAAAATACCATCTTTCCTGTGCATCTTCAGTGCACAGCTCAGTGGCACTGAGCGGTCACATCGCTGCGGCTGTGGCCACCACAGCGGAGACACGCTGTCCGCAGAACTGACACACTCAGCGCTGTGGCTGTGGCCACCACAGCGGCGACACGCTGTCCGCAGAACTGACACACTCATTGCTGCAGCTGTGGCCACCACAGCGGAGACACGTTGTCCACAGAACTGACACACTCATCGCTGCGGCTGTGGCCACCACAGCGGCGACACGCTGTCCGCAGAACCGACACACTCATTGCTGCAGCTGTGGCCACCACAGCGGCGACACGCTGTCCGCAGAACTGACACACTGTCCCCATACACACTAACGCCGCCTCCCCAGCACCCGCTATCTGTGtgctctgtgaatttgactattccAAGGACCTCATCAGGAGCATCAAACAACACTTGTCCATCTGTGACTGGTTCTTATCATAAGGTCTTCAGGTTTCATGTGACACACATCAGCATTTCTGCCCTGTTTAAGGCTGAGTGACACTCCCCTGTGTGTATAAGTCACATCCTGTTAACCTGGGTTGTGAAAGCAtcattttgcttcctttcttttgtggctgtgctgggtcctcgttgCCGCCCGGGTCTTTCTCTGATTAcagagagtgggggctcctctgtagtcgtggtgcacgggcttctcatcgtggcGGCTCCTCTTGTTggcgagcacaggctctagggctctcaggcctcagtagttgcagctcatgggctcagtagttgcggctcccaggctctggagcacgggcttcatagttgtggctcacaggcttagttgctctgaggcatgtggaatcttcctggatccaGGAGCAAACCCGTGgctctcctgcatgggcagatgGATCCttcactgagcccccagggaagcccgaaagCAGGTCATTTTTAACAATGGCGGCTGACGGTATTGttggattgttttgtttttatttattccagTTCTCGGAGACCACCAAAATCCTCGCCTGATCAAGGATCTTCTCCAAGACCTCAGCTCCACCCTGTGCATTCTGATCCGAGGAGTAGGGAAGTCCGTGCTGGTGGGAAACATCAACATCTGGATTTGCCGATTAGAGACCGTTCTCCGctggcagcagcagctgcagaatCTTCAGATGACGGAGGTATGTGCTTTCTGGCCTGCAAGTGAGTCTGCTGTTACATCACAGAAGCCATTGCTACTTCTGAGTGTATGTGGAAGACTATCACAGCTTTTCCAAAGgctttttctctttacatttccTGAGTACATATTAGACTGTCGTAAGATGGATTTAGGCCAGAAGACTCTTTAATGGCTTACAGGTGTCATTGGAAAGACAATGGGGATGGTAATTATTAAAAACAGCTGGTCCTGTGGGTGATGAGGTGGTAAATTAATTGACCTTGACAGCAGATTAGATACTTTAGACTAGAAGGACATTCAGTAGATGAAGACTGCACCGTATAGTGGTGACTGTTGACCTGCTGTTGCTTCTCGGGGTTGGTGTTTTCATCTCATTTCTTGCTGTCTTTGATGTTTTGTGTTTATTCTGATAACTGGTTTCACCAAGAGAAATGTTGACCCCGTTCACTAAAGTGTCTTACGCTGTGTTTGGTTTATCTCTGGTTGGGTTCAGAGGTCACCTTGGGCCATGTATTTGTTGTGTAAATGCGCGATTTATAGGGAGTGATGATTCCCTAGTTAAGGCCCTGCAGTTAGCAGGGGTGCTCTGACATTCCATGTCCAGGCAGCCTCATTCCCGTGTCAGGGGCTTGTGCTGTGAGGGCCACTTGCCTGTAAGACACATGCGGGGTGTGTCTGCTTTCCAGACCATGACCAGGACATGTGCCCCAGATGCCACTGTCCCCAAGTCCCTGGTGTGCAGTGGCGCCACATCACCTGCGAACTCTGGGACTAGGGTGTCAGTGTCCGGGCCCAGGTTCAGCCAGGGCCGCTGCAGGGTGTCATctgggaggagtggggaggagggagatgtcACTGTGACCGATGAGCTCCCGCGTTCCCGCTGGAGTAAGTGTGCGGGCCCTCCCAGCAGGTGGACAGTGGCCTGACGCTCAGCGACCTTCCTGTGCACATGCTCAGCAACATCCTGTACAGGTTCTCGGATGGGTGGGACATCGTCACCCTGGGTCAGGTGACCCCGACACTGTCCGCGCTCAGCGAGGACCGGCAGCTGTGGAAGAAGCTCTGCCAGTACCACTTTGGGGAGAAGCAGGTGAGTGGGGGTTGTGGCCCTGATGGCCGAGCCTGGCCGCTTCAGGGAGTGGACTAGAATCACTATGGGAAAGCCTGCTTTTCATGGGGAGAAAGCCCTAATTTTAAAAACGATCTGGAACAGAGCAGCAGAACCAGGGCAGTTTCTTCCTGTCAAGGACGGGCCATAAGTCTTTCCTGTAACTGGAGGCCCCTCTCCAGGCGGCATGTCCCCTCGGAGACTCACGGGTAGGCACCTGCTCCCTGCACCTTGCCCTCCCAGGATGCCTCCCAAGGGGCCAGCCTTGGGTTCTGGTGGATGCTGTGTGTCTCCACTTATCGctgcccctccctgccacccGTGCGCTGCGTGGTTTTTGGAGCACAGCACTGCCAGCTGGGTGCCCATGATACACACAGCAGCGTGCAGGGCCAAAGCAGACAAAGTCTTgccccagggaggccccagggaggaccagatgtcatgtgtctcctcagacacaGGCTTGCAGACCTGAGGGGTCACGTATCCATCCAGGAGAAAGTCAGGTGGTGGAGGCAGCAAGCAGGTTCCTGCCTGAATCAGAGGGTGAGGATTGGGCACAGCCAGGCCGTGGGGCCACCATGGTTGCCTTCTCCTGGGGGCAAGGGGCTCACGAGCAGAGGGTAACATCATGAGGAACTGTGAAGATGCTGCTGCCTCGGGCAGCCCCTGGCCACGCCCAAGCCCGCCTGCTCAGCGTCCCATCCGTGCCTGTTCCTCTGAGGGTGTGGTCGCTGCCCTGTAGGGTGTGAGGTGCCGCctcctgccatctctggggcccgAGACActgagcatctgttcatgtgctTGTTGCCTGCTTGTGTGTCTCtccaaatcctttgcccattttgtaTTTGGATACTTTCTGCATTCTGGTTACCAGTCCCTGTCAGACTCGAGAGCATGTAACTTATTTTTAGCTTAATAGACATCATGGACATCACTCCAGATAAAAACCTTTAAGTCTGTTGAACAGCTgcatggtattccattgtatagattcAGCTCAAATTTAATTTCACATAATTGAATGTTTCCTGCAGTGTGTTGCCTTTTACAGTTGTTGTGCAGATGACGTTGCTATGAAAGTCATCTGCTTCTGAACAGAAGTCTGTTTGTCTAGTTTTGTAGACACTTGATCCTTTCAGAAAAAGGCCATGTGGAGTGGAAGCTGATGTATTTTGCGCTTCAGAAGCACTACCCCACCAAGGAGCAGTATGGAGACACCCTGCACTTCTGCCGGCACTGCAGCATCCTCTTCTGGAAGGTAGGATAGCACCTGTGCTCCTGGAGAGACATACTGTCCAGCTGAGAGTAGTGAGTGATGACATGATGGCGTCTCCCCAGGGACTGCCCACCTGAATGTAGAGTGTGATATTATGGCGTCTCCCCAGGGATGTCCACCCGGGTGTAGAGTGTGATGACATGACGGCGTCTCCCCGGGGACTGGGGCCAGGGGCAGGTTCACCAAAGCAGAACTGTGGTTGGACCTGAAATTGGGGCCACCCAACCTCGTCTGGTGCGGGATGGTAGGGCATGATCTGGTCCCTGGCCGTAAGCACGCTGACTGTGC belongs to Bubalus bubalis isolate 160015118507 breed Murrah chromosome 1, NDDB_SH_1, whole genome shotgun sequence and includes:
- the FBXO25 gene encoding F-box only protein 25 isoform X1: MPFLGQDWRSPGWSWMKTEDGWKRCDAWSQELEGENSQCDIGHGIILNSEDEEIFSNEEHEYASKKRKKDHFRNDTNTQCFYRENWIYVHKESTRERHGYCTLGEAFNRLDFSSAIQDIRRFNYVVRLLQLIAKSQLTSLSGVAQKNYFNILDKIVQKVLGDHQNPRLIKDLLQDLSSTLCILIRGVGKSVLVGNINIWICRLETVLRWQQQLQNLQMTEQVDSGLTLSDLPVHMLSNILYRFSDGWDIVTLGQVTPTLSALSEDRQLWKKLCQYHFGEKQFCRHLILSEKGHVEWKLMYFALQKHYPTKEQYGDTLHFCRHCSILFWKDCRLALLLEDSGHPCTAADPDSCFTPVSPQHFIDLFKY
- the FBXO25 gene encoding F-box only protein 25 isoform X5, which produces MPFLGQDWRSPGWSWMKTEDGWKRCDAWSQELEGENSQCDIGHGIILNSEDEEIFSNEEHEYASKKRKKDHFRNDTNTQCFYRENWIYVHKESTRERHGYCTLGEAFNRLDFSSAIQDIRRFNYVVRLLQLIAKSQLTSLSGVAQKNYFNILDKIVQKVLGDHQNPRLIKDLLQDLSSTLCILIRGVGKSVLVGNINIWICRLETVLRWQQQLQNLQMTEQVDSGLTLSDLPVHMLSNILYRFSDGWDIVTLGQVTPTLSALSEDRQLWKKLCQYHFGEKQSSRTRAVSSCQGRAISLSCNWRPLSRRHVPSETHG
- the FBXO25 gene encoding F-box only protein 25 isoform X3; the protein is MPFLGQDWRSPGWSWMKTEDGWKRCDAWSQELEGENSQCDIGHGIILNSEDEEIFSNEEHEYASKKRKKDHFRNDTNTQCFYRENWIYVHKESTRERHGYCTLGEAFNRLDFSSAIQDIRRFNYVVRLLQLIAKSQLTSLSGVAQKNYFNILDKIVQKVLGDHQNPRLIKDLLQDLSSTLCILIRGVGKSVLVGNINIWICRLETVLRWQQQLQNLQMTEQVDSGLTLSDLPVHMLSNILYRFSDGWDIVTLGQVTPTLSALSEDRQLWKKLCQYHFGEKQFCRHLILSEKGHVEWKLMYFALQKHYPTKEQYGDTLHFCRHCSILFWKDSGHPCTAADPDSCFTPVSPQHFIDLFKY
- the FBXO25 gene encoding F-box only protein 25 isoform X2, which translates into the protein MPFLGQDWRSPGWSWMKTEDGWKRCDAWSQELEGENSQCDIGHGIILNSEDEEIFSNEEHEYASKKRKKDHFRNDTNTQCFYRENWIYVHKESTRERHGYCTLGEAFNRLDFSSAIQDIRRFNYVVRLLQLIAKSQLTSLSGVAQKNYFNILDKIVQKVLGDHQNPRLIKDLLQDLSSTLCILIRGVGKSVLVGNINIWICRLETVLRWQQQLQNLQMTEVDSGLTLSDLPVHMLSNILYRFSDGWDIVTLGQVTPTLSALSEDRQLWKKLCQYHFGEKQFCRHLILSEKGHVEWKLMYFALQKHYPTKEQYGDTLHFCRHCSILFWKDCRLALLLEDSGHPCTAADPDSCFTPVSPQHFIDLFKY
- the FBXO25 gene encoding F-box only protein 25 isoform X6 — encoded protein: MKKYSVMKSTNMHPKKGKRTILEMTQILSRHGYCTLGEAFNRLDFSSAIQDIRRFNYVVRLLQLIAKSQLTSLSGVAQKNYFNILDKIVQKVLGDHQNPRLIKDLLQDLSSTLCILIRGVGKSVLVGNINIWICRLETVLRWQQQLQNLQMTEQVDSGLTLSDLPVHMLSNILYRFSDGWDIVTLGQVTPTLSALSEDRQLWKKLCQYHFGEKQFCRHLILSEKGHVEWKLMYFALQKHYPTKEQYGDTLHFCRHCSILFWKDSGHPCTAADPDSCFTPVSPQHFIDLFKY
- the FBXO25 gene encoding F-box only protein 25 isoform X4; translation: MPFLGQDWRSPGWSWMKTEDGWKRCDAWSQELEGENSQCDIGHGIILNSEDEEIFSNEEHEYASKKRKKDHFRNDTNTQCFYRENWIYVHKESTRERHGYCTLGEAFNRLDFSSAIQDIRRFNYVVRLLQLIAKSQLTSLSGVAQKNYFNILDKIVQKVLGDHQNPRLIKDLLQDLSSTLCILIRGVGKSVLVGNINIWICRLETVLRWQQQLQNLQMTEVDSGLTLSDLPVHMLSNILYRFSDGWDIVTLGQVTPTLSALSEDRQLWKKLCQYHFGEKQFCRHLILSEKGHVEWKLMYFALQKHYPTKEQYGDTLHFCRHCSILFWKDSGHPCTAADPDSCFTPVSPQHFIDLFKY